Proteins from one Tsuneonella aeria genomic window:
- the ccoO gene encoding cytochrome-c oxidase, cbb3-type subunit II, whose protein sequence is MGFTDQHKKIERNVTLLGVGAFIAVAIGGIVEIAPLFWIDGTIEKVEGMRPYTPLEQAGRDIYVREGCYTCHSQMIRPFRDEVERYGHYSLAAESMYDHPFQWGSKRTGPDLARVGNRYSDEWHVQHLIAPRSVVPESVMPTYAFLAETDLDTAQASAKLRALSRVGVPYSETDIQRAQADLKAQADPEADAGDLATRYPKAQIRDFDGDPTRLTEMDAIVAYLQMLGTLVDVNSAAAQAELANETGR, encoded by the coding sequence ATGGGTTTCACCGACCAGCACAAGAAGATCGAACGCAACGTCACGCTGCTGGGCGTGGGCGCGTTCATCGCGGTCGCCATCGGCGGCATCGTGGAGATCGCGCCGCTTTTCTGGATCGACGGCACGATCGAGAAAGTCGAAGGGATGCGCCCCTACACCCCGCTGGAGCAGGCGGGCCGCGACATCTACGTCCGCGAAGGGTGCTACACCTGCCACAGCCAGATGATCCGCCCCTTCCGGGACGAGGTCGAACGGTATGGTCACTACAGCCTTGCCGCCGAAAGCATGTACGATCACCCGTTCCAGTGGGGATCCAAGCGAACCGGCCCCGACCTGGCGCGCGTGGGCAACCGGTATTCCGACGAATGGCACGTCCAGCACCTCATCGCCCCGCGGTCGGTCGTGCCGGAAAGCGTGATGCCGACGTATGCCTTCCTCGCCGAAACGGATCTCGATACGGCGCAGGCATCGGCCAAGCTGCGCGCGCTCAGCCGGGTCGGCGTGCCCTATTCGGAAACCGACATCCAACGCGCCCAGGCGGACCTCAAGGCCCAGGCCGATCCTGAGGCGGACGCCGGCGACCTGGCGACGCGATACCCCAAGGCGCAGATCCGCGACTTCGACGGCGATCCCACGCGCCTTACCGAAATGGACGCGATTGTCGCCTATCTCCAGATGCTCGGCACGCTGGTCGATGTGAACAGCGCCGCCGCGCAGGCGGAGCTGGCCAACGAAACGGGCCGGTGA